A DNA window from Altererythrobacter sp. B11 contains the following coding sequences:
- a CDS encoding ABC transporter permease: MNGARRLSMVQAALVVARRDFGAILFSRAFFFFLLGPLFPVLVGGLAGSIGQRVESRAAPPEIGIAMQAGDVDTLLAAHAALARELGPNLPEMTALKRLKPGETFDARAVLEAGTGSLAAVVTGTPAHPVLTATAERLEFWRGPVSLVAATATQGIPAAYPQVTLNEVKTSGASETRARLRTAQAGQLILFLLIMLLAGMVLSNLVEEKANKVIEILAAAIPMDAVFLGKLFAMLAVSLVGIAVWGSVIGGLIFVSDAGGQSLGPIDLQNLPAPGVGWPMFFLLGVIYFAMGYLLLGSVFLAIGSLASTVREVQTLSMPVTMMQVLLFFFANLAMSQPGEPIEWVAIAFPFSSPFAMLARAAQSEALWPHFVALAWQLLWVTIFIRAGAALFRTRVMKSGPQGVKRSRGLQSLIATAFRPGSDRSS; this comes from the coding sequence ATGAACGGCGCACGGCGGCTTTCCATGGTGCAGGCGGCACTCGTGGTCGCGCGGCGGGACTTTGGCGCGATCCTGTTCAGCCGTGCCTTCTTCTTCTTTCTGCTCGGCCCCCTGTTCCCGGTGCTGGTGGGCGGCCTTGCCGGCTCCATCGGGCAGCGGGTGGAAAGCCGCGCCGCGCCGCCCGAGATCGGCATCGCCATGCAGGCGGGCGATGTCGACACTCTGCTGGCGGCACATGCCGCACTGGCGCGCGAACTCGGGCCCAATCTTCCCGAGATGACGGCCCTGAAAAGGCTCAAGCCCGGCGAAACCTTCGATGCCCGGGCGGTGCTCGAAGCGGGCACCGGCAGTCTGGCGGCCGTCGTCACGGGTACGCCGGCGCATCCGGTGCTCACTGCCACGGCGGAGCGGCTGGAGTTCTGGCGCGGCCCGGTGTCGCTCGTGGCCGCCACCGCAACCCAAGGCATCCCTGCCGCCTATCCGCAGGTGACGCTGAACGAGGTGAAGACCAGCGGCGCGAGCGAGACGCGCGCCCGCCTCCGCACCGCACAAGCCGGGCAGTTGATCCTGTTCCTGCTGATCATGCTGCTGGCCGGCATGGTCCTCTCCAACCTGGTCGAGGAGAAGGCGAACAAGGTGATCGAGATCCTCGCCGCGGCCATCCCGATGGACGCTGTGTTCCTTGGCAAGCTCTTCGCTATGCTGGCGGTGTCGCTGGTGGGCATCGCCGTGTGGGGCTCGGTGATCGGCGGGCTGATATTCGTGTCCGACGCGGGAGGGCAGAGCCTGGGACCGATCGACCTGCAGAACCTGCCGGCACCGGGGGTCGGCTGGCCGATGTTCTTCCTGCTTGGCGTCATCTATTTCGCCATGGGCTATCTGCTGCTGGGTTCCGTATTCCTCGCGATCGGTTCGCTGGCCTCCACTGTCCGCGAAGTGCAGACCCTCTCCATGCCCGTCACCATGATGCAGGTCCTGCTGTTCTTCTTCGCCAATCTCGCCATGTCGCAGCCGGGTGAACCGATCGAATGGGTGGCGATCGCCTTTCCCTTCAGTTCGCCCTTCGCCATGCTCGCTCGTGCGGCGCAGAGCGAAGCGCTGTGGCCGCATTTCGTCGCACTGGCGTGGCAATTGTTGTGGGTGACGATCTTCATCCGCGCCGGCGCGGCGCTGTTCCGCACACGCGTGATGAAATCCGGACCGCAGGGCGTGAAGCGCAGCCGCGGCCTGCAATCCCTGATCGCTACTGCGTTCAGGCCTGGTTCTGACAGGAGCAGCTAG
- the msrB gene encoding peptide-methionine (R)-S-oxide reductase MsrB has protein sequence MSRLTSTRRSALAWLGAGIAVPALAACGSPAAAKSFPLSLSEDAWRKKLTKAQFSVLREEATERPYSSPLNDEHRKGTFLCAGCDHPLFSSATKFDSGTGWPSFYQPLKGAVGTSTDYKLAYPRKEVHCANCGGHLGHVFNDGPKPTGLRYCMNGVAMKFRPA, from the coding sequence ATGTCACGACTCACCAGCACCCGCCGCAGCGCGCTGGCCTGGCTCGGCGCAGGCATCGCGGTCCCCGCCCTCGCGGCGTGCGGATCGCCGGCCGCGGCGAAGAGCTTCCCCCTTTCCCTCAGCGAAGACGCCTGGCGCAAGAAGCTGACGAAGGCGCAGTTTTCCGTGCTGCGGGAGGAAGCGACCGAGCGTCCCTATTCCTCCCCGCTCAATGACGAGCATCGCAAGGGCACCTTCCTGTGCGCAGGCTGCGACCATCCGCTGTTTTCCAGCGCCACGAAGTTCGACAGCGGCACGGGCTGGCCCAGCTTCTACCAGCCGCTCAAGGGTGCGGTGGGCACCTCCACCGACTACAAGCTCGCCTATCCGCGCAAGGAAGTGCATTGCGCCAATTGCGGCGGACACCTCGGCCATGTCTTCAATGACGGGCCGAAGCCCACGGGCCTGCGCTATTGCATGAACGGCGTGGCGATGAAGTTCCGCCCCGCCTGA
- a CDS encoding TorF family putative porin, which produces MKIRYLAGLAGLLAASPAMAQDAAESLSVSGSVALVSDYRFRGVSQTDKEAAIQGGITVGHDSGLYVGTWASNLSGWGTFGGSNMELDIFGGYAVEVADGVTADVGLTWFMYPGGADTTDFAELFAKLSGQFGPANMLVGVAYAPKQEALANVSNTPQSNGQKEDNLYLWTDASAGLPNTPLTLKAHLGYSDGNPGLGPNGTSVAPTGDYFDWSLGADVAVGPLTLGVSYVDTSISRAESAYLLPNFSSTKDGSSIADAQVVFSLSAGF; this is translated from the coding sequence ATGAAAATCCGTTATCTCGCAGGCCTTGCTGGCCTTCTCGCCGCATCGCCTGCCATGGCACAGGATGCCGCGGAGTCTCTTTCCGTTTCCGGTTCCGTGGCCCTTGTCAGCGATTATCGCTTCCGCGGTGTCTCCCAGACCGACAAGGAAGCGGCGATCCAGGGCGGCATCACCGTGGGCCACGACAGCGGACTGTATGTCGGCACCTGGGCTTCCAACCTCTCCGGCTGGGGCACGTTCGGCGGCTCCAACATGGAACTCGATATCTTCGGCGGCTATGCCGTTGAGGTCGCGGACGGCGTGACTGCGGATGTGGGCCTGACCTGGTTCATGTATCCGGGCGGCGCGGACACGACCGACTTCGCGGAGCTCTTCGCCAAGCTGTCGGGGCAGTTCGGCCCGGCCAACATGCTGGTTGGCGTGGCCTATGCGCCAAAGCAGGAGGCGCTCGCCAATGTCTCCAACACGCCGCAGAGCAACGGGCAGAAAGAGGACAACCTCTATCTGTGGACCGACGCCAGCGCCGGCCTGCCGAACACGCCGCTGACGCTGAAGGCGCACCTCGGCTATTCCGACGGCAATCCGGGGCTCGGCCCCAATGGCACCAGCGTCGCGCCCACGGGCGACTACTTTGACTGGTCGCTGGGCGCCGATGTGGCGGTCGGGCCGTTGACGCTGGGCGTCAGCTATGTGGACACGAGCATCTCGCGCGCGGAATCGGCCTATCTGCTGCCGAACTTCTCTTCCACCAAGGACGGCTCGAGCATCGCCGATGCGCAGGTGGTGTTCTCGCTCAGCGCCGGGTTCTGA
- a CDS encoding PilZ domain-containing protein, producing MSDVSRQEMTSGAAAVSGSEAEQRAAPRFTLLIRAAKLTCDAGEYLCVVRDVSETGVSVRLFCPLPADCELTLEMSNGDRHRLERVWEEPDKAGFRFADPVDIERIIGSPSRFSKRSIRVNLEVPVMLQMGERTLTARMHNISQQGALVSCSEHLSIDQRLRLSARGLPTIAAKVRWRGPQQYGLIFEDTFQFGELARLTAALQLNA from the coding sequence ATGTCCGACGTATCGCGGCAAGAAATGACGAGCGGAGCTGCCGCGGTGAGCGGCAGCGAGGCCGAGCAGCGCGCAGCTCCCCGCTTCACCTTGCTGATTCGGGCGGCGAAGCTCACCTGCGATGCGGGCGAGTACCTGTGCGTGGTGCGGGACGTGTCCGAGACCGGTGTGAGCGTGCGGCTGTTCTGCCCGCTCCCCGCCGACTGCGAATTGACGCTGGAGATGTCGAACGGCGATCGCCACCGGCTGGAGCGCGTGTGGGAAGAGCCCGACAAGGCCGGCTTCCGCTTTGCCGATCCGGTGGACATCGAACGGATTATCGGCAGCCCCAGCCGCTTCAGCAAGCGTTCGATTCGCGTGAACCTCGAAGTCCCGGTGATGCTTCAGATGGGCGAACGCACCCTCACAGCGCGGATGCACAACATCTCGCAGCAGGGCGCCCTGGTGAGCTGCAGCGAACATCTTTCCATCGACCAGCGCCTGCGCCTGTCGGCGCGCGGCCTGCCCACGATCGCCGCAAAGGTCCGCTGGCGGGGACCGCAGCAGTATGGGCTGATCTTCGAGGATACGTTCCAATTCGGTGAACTGGCCCGACTGACGGCTGCGCTGCAGCTGAATGCCTGA